The following coding sequences are from one Streptomyces angustmyceticus window:
- a CDS encoding aldehyde dehydrogenase family protein: MLNDVFATLRAKRALERGTGDPGNPNVLARCSVADGETAQAAVKAAAGAFPQWAAAPAERRIFALGRAVRRRLEAHRSEIIEVLIQEQHPRVLAEWQFAGLLGGYSEENLRFYAGQLHQEYSRGPRRMLVRRQPDGVVCANPPQNAPLSSVLLAATAMLAGNTLVVRVPRSAPLGAMYVLREILVPALDEAGAPPGTLNFFCAAPQEVLDSWLNDPAVADIFYIGPSDVGLRLEAKCVARGKKPILELAGNDGVAIWRDADVGRAVQALTECFFGSGQICMVPNYAVVHPDIADELLDRLGEAVDALRPGYPDDPETLLSPVVRSEKFFAFLDQATGAGAQVLRGGHRMEIDGTVSANGPFLQPTVLRVDGLAGARLVDAVREETFFPLLPVVVAEPGDDALVLDRMVAFLNENAYGLRNSVWAREDRVVDRFVRDVRNGGLLKVNDSHVGFLPTLPTHGGTGLTGGVYGEANYPPLRTSRLQGVSVAHGVQPREAVFGSAAGTDHTNRSAS, translated from the coding sequence ATGCTGAATGATGTCTTCGCGACGCTGCGGGCGAAAAGAGCGCTGGAACGCGGCACCGGGGACCCGGGAAATCCGAATGTGCTCGCCCGCTGTTCGGTCGCCGACGGCGAGACCGCGCAGGCGGCGGTGAAAGCGGCTGCCGGCGCATTCCCGCAGTGGGCGGCCGCGCCCGCGGAGAGAAGGATCTTCGCCCTCGGGCGGGCCGTGCGCCGCCGTCTGGAGGCGCACCGGTCGGAGATCATCGAGGTGCTGATCCAGGAACAGCACCCGCGCGTCCTCGCGGAGTGGCAGTTCGCGGGGCTCCTCGGCGGATACTCCGAGGAGAACCTCCGGTTCTACGCAGGCCAGTTGCACCAGGAGTACTCCCGCGGGCCCCGCAGGATGCTCGTCCGCCGCCAGCCCGACGGCGTCGTCTGCGCCAACCCCCCGCAGAACGCACCGCTGTCGAGCGTGCTGCTGGCGGCCACCGCGATGCTCGCCGGCAACACTCTGGTGGTCCGGGTCCCGCGCAGCGCGCCCCTGGGCGCGATGTACGTCCTGCGGGAGATCCTGGTGCCGGCGCTCGACGAGGCCGGCGCGCCGCCCGGGACGCTGAACTTCTTCTGCGCCGCGCCCCAGGAGGTGCTGGATTCCTGGCTGAACGACCCGGCGGTAGCCGACATCTTCTACATCGGCCCCTCCGACGTCGGGCTGCGCCTGGAAGCGAAGTGCGTCGCCCGGGGCAAGAAGCCGATCCTCGAACTCGCCGGCAACGACGGCGTCGCCATCTGGCGGGACGCCGACGTCGGCCGCGCCGTACAGGCACTGACGGAGTGCTTCTTCGGCTCCGGCCAGATCTGCATGGTCCCCAACTACGCCGTGGTGCACCCGGATATCGCGGACGAGCTGCTGGACCGGCTCGGCGAGGCCGTGGACGCGCTGCGGCCCGGCTACCCCGACGACCCGGAGACGCTGCTCTCCCCCGTGGTGCGCAGCGAGAAGTTCTTCGCCTTCCTCGACCAGGCGACCGGCGCGGGCGCCCAGGTGCTGCGGGGCGGGCACCGTATGGAGATCGACGGCACCGTCAGTGCCAACGGCCCCTTCCTGCAGCCGACCGTGCTGCGGGTGGACGGCCTGGCCGGCGCGCGCCTCGTCGATGCCGTGCGCGAGGAGACCTTCTTCCCGCTCCTCCCGGTGGTCGTGGCCGAACCCGGCGACGACGCCCTCGTACTGGACCGGATGGTGGCCTTCCTCAACGAGAACGCGTACGGGCTGCGGAACTCGGTGTGGGCGCGGGAGGACCGGGTCGTCGACCGGTTCGTCCGCGACGTCCGCAACGGGGGCCTGCTCAAGGTCAACGACTCCCACGTCGGCTTCCTCCCCACGCTGCCCACCCATGGGGGCACCGGCCTGACCGGCGGGGTGTACGGGGAGGCCAACTATCCGCCGCTGCGCACGTCCCGGCTGCAGGGCGTGAGCGTCGCCCACGGCGTACAGCCGCGCGAGGCCGTCTTCGGCTCCGCCGCGGGCACCGACCACACCAACAGGAGCGCGTCATGA
- a CDS encoding acyl-CoA dehydrogenase family protein: MRMLDEARSHCDRLLPGLCPALSDIPLAELERPGSPGIGLFRKYGGAGLLIPTAHGGAGAGARDAVRAMTALSSYSPSLGAAVAMHGFSVATLRGVPESVNPLVPVLLGAVAGERLLVASAFAEGTSGQGVLAPTMTARPDGDGRYRLTGSKKPCSLSRSMDLITASVRLTAEDGRAPETAIVLVPAAAEGISVHPFWDTLALAGAESDEVRFDEVPCGPEELLRLGDDPADAERLTSTGLIWFQLIISSVYAGLAAALVEEVFRRSRGSAPDRAALGSRLRSALLQLDAVALRLEDGEAHTGALADALTVRYAVQDAVADLSGSSAELLGGMAFIHSSDVAYRLAAGRALAFHPPSRTSTAAPLDAYFAGAPFVMP, encoded by the coding sequence ATGAGGATGCTGGACGAGGCACGGTCCCACTGCGACCGGCTGCTGCCGGGGCTGTGCCCCGCGCTGTCGGACATCCCGCTGGCGGAACTGGAGCGCCCGGGCAGCCCCGGCATCGGGCTGTTCCGGAAGTACGGCGGCGCCGGGCTGCTGATCCCCACCGCGCACGGCGGGGCGGGCGCCGGCGCCCGGGACGCGGTGCGGGCGATGACCGCCCTCTCGTCGTACTCCCCCTCGCTCGGCGCCGCGGTGGCGATGCACGGCTTCTCCGTCGCCACCCTGCGGGGGGTCCCGGAGAGCGTGAACCCCCTGGTGCCCGTGCTGCTCGGGGCGGTGGCCGGCGAACGGCTGCTGGTGGCCTCGGCGTTCGCGGAGGGGACGTCCGGGCAGGGCGTGCTGGCGCCGACGATGACGGCACGCCCGGACGGGGACGGCCGCTACCGGCTGACCGGGTCGAAGAAGCCGTGCAGCCTGTCCCGGTCCATGGACCTGATCACCGCGAGCGTGCGGCTGACGGCGGAGGACGGCCGGGCGCCCGAGACCGCCATCGTGCTGGTCCCCGCGGCGGCCGAGGGCATCAGCGTGCACCCCTTCTGGGACACCCTCGCCCTGGCCGGGGCGGAGAGCGACGAGGTGCGCTTCGACGAGGTCCCGTGCGGCCCGGAGGAGCTGCTGCGGCTGGGCGACGACCCCGCCGACGCCGAGCGGCTCACCAGCACCGGGCTGATCTGGTTCCAGCTGATCATCTCCAGCGTCTACGCGGGCCTGGCGGCCGCGCTGGTCGAGGAGGTCTTCCGGCGGTCCCGGGGCAGCGCCCCGGACCGCGCCGCCCTCGGGTCCCGGCTGCGCTCGGCCCTGCTCCAGCTCGACGCCGTCGCGCTGCGGCTGGAGGACGGCGAGGCCCATACGGGTGCGCTCGCCGACGCGCTGACGGTGCGCTACGCCGTCCAGGACGCGGTCGCCGACCTGTCGGGCAGCTCCGCCGAACTCCTCGGCGGGATGGCCTTCATCCACTCCTCCGACGTCGCCTACCGGCTGGCAGCGGGACGGGCCCTGGCCTTCCACCCGCCCTCGCGCACCAGCACGGCGGCCCCTCTGGACGCCTACTTCGCCGGTGCACCGTTCGTCATGCCCTGA
- a CDS encoding aspartate aminotransferase family protein, with product MTSPPARTRGHTTPPAPAAEHRPAPPGGAAHDRSPEETKAAVTARYRAHLSPARATLGELFGGLVESGSSGAWVFTTDGRALLNCGGYGVLLMGARHPRVVRAVTEQIATHPVATRMLLEPRAGAAAEALAAVTPPGLDHVHFAGSGAEAVEAALKLARCHGRTTVVAAHGGYHGKTMGALSATGNPMYRGPFLPLLPGVRHLPYGDAAALEQELAQAPADTACVIVEPVQAEAGVLLPPPGYLSEVAASCRAHGALLVLDEVQTGLGRLGSWWGADREGVVPDILLVGKALSGGVIPVSAMVASREVFQPFGSDPFVHTSTFSAAPVAMAAAEAAIACIREEDLVSRAKALGSHLLPRIRQIAAERLGDLLVEVRGAGLLIGVELAEPGLTAELLLELLSRGVLANHSLNSHAVLRFTPPAVLTDRDVDILLTTFEHACTALAESRRNAWKEENRPCAVPS from the coding sequence ATGACCTCGCCCCCCGCCCGGACCCGCGGGCACACCACACCCCCGGCCCCCGCAGCCGAACACCGCCCCGCACCACCCGGCGGCGCCGCGCACGACAGGTCCCCAGAGGAGACGAAGGCCGCGGTGACCGCCCGCTACCGCGCCCATCTCAGCCCCGCCCGCGCGACGCTCGGCGAGCTCTTCGGCGGGCTGGTGGAGAGCGGTTCCTCGGGCGCCTGGGTGTTCACCACGGACGGGCGCGCCCTGCTCAACTGCGGTGGCTACGGCGTCCTGTTGATGGGCGCCCGGCATCCGCGGGTGGTGCGGGCGGTCACGGAGCAGATCGCGACCCACCCCGTGGCCACCCGGATGCTGCTGGAGCCCCGCGCGGGCGCCGCCGCCGAGGCGCTCGCCGCCGTCACCCCGCCCGGCCTGGACCACGTCCACTTCGCCGGGTCCGGCGCGGAGGCCGTCGAGGCCGCGCTGAAGCTGGCGCGCTGTCACGGCAGGACCACGGTGGTGGCCGCGCACGGCGGGTACCACGGGAAGACGATGGGCGCGCTGTCGGCCACCGGCAACCCGATGTACCGCGGCCCGTTCCTCCCGTTGCTGCCCGGGGTCCGTCACCTCCCCTACGGGGACGCCGCCGCGCTCGAACAGGAGCTGGCGCAGGCCCCGGCCGACACCGCGTGTGTGATCGTGGAGCCGGTGCAGGCGGAGGCCGGGGTGCTCCTCCCGCCGCCGGGCTACCTCTCGGAGGTCGCGGCCTCCTGCCGGGCCCACGGCGCGCTGCTGGTGCTCGACGAGGTGCAGACCGGGCTCGGCCGGCTCGGCAGCTGGTGGGGAGCCGACCGCGAGGGCGTCGTCCCCGACATCCTGCTGGTCGGCAAGGCACTGTCCGGCGGCGTCATCCCCGTCTCCGCCATGGTGGCGAGCCGGGAGGTCTTCCAGCCGTTCGGCAGCGACCCCTTCGTGCACACCTCCACCTTCTCCGCGGCGCCGGTGGCGATGGCCGCGGCCGAGGCCGCCATCGCCTGCATCAGGGAGGAGGACCTGGTCTCCCGGGCGAAGGCGCTGGGCAGCCATCTGCTGCCCCGTATCCGGCAGATCGCGGCGGAGCGCCTGGGAGATCTGCTGGTGGAGGTGCGGGGCGCCGGGCTGCTGATCGGGGTCGAGCTGGCCGAACCGGGCCTGACCGCCGAACTCCTGCTGGAGCTGCTCTCCCGCGGAGTGCTCGCCAACCACTCGCTGAACTCGCACGCGGTGCTCAGGTTCACCCCGCCCGCCGTCCTCACCGACCGGGACGTGGACATCCTGCTCACCACCTTCGAACACGCCTGCACGGCACTCGCCGAGAGCCGTCGAAACGCCTGGAAAGAAGAGAACCGCCCATGCGCTGTGCCGAGTTGA
- a CDS encoding type II toxin-antitoxin system RatA family toxin, whose amino-acid sequence MTLLVDESPAEVLDALAGLSGFAAHAPDVRSVAVTPDPRHPGESVSRWEVHFRSGTLRWSERDRVDRDNLRIDFVQEDGDFQHFEGSWRLREIPSGCEIRFTARFDFGVASLAQLLDPAAERVLKDNVARALAGWFTGTRRAGAVPAAAGRS is encoded by the coding sequence TTGACCCTGCTCGTAGACGAGTCGCCCGCCGAGGTGCTCGACGCCCTGGCCGGCCTGTCCGGCTTCGCCGCCCACGCCCCCGACGTACGGTCGGTGGCCGTCACCCCGGACCCTCGGCACCCGGGCGAGTCCGTGAGCCGCTGGGAGGTCCACTTCCGCAGCGGCACGCTCCGCTGGAGCGAGCGCGACCGCGTCGACCGGGACAACCTGCGGATCGACTTCGTGCAGGAGGACGGCGACTTCCAGCACTTCGAGGGCAGTTGGCGCCTACGGGAGATTCCCTCGGGGTGCGAGATCCGCTTCACCGCCCGCTTCGACTTCGGGGTGGCCAGCCTCGCCCAGCTCCTCGACCCGGCGGCGGAGCGGGTGCTCAAGGACAACGTGGCGCGGGCGCTGGCGGGCTGGTTCACCGGTACCCGGCGGGCCGGCGCGGTCCCGGCGGCAGCGGGCCGGAGCTGA
- a CDS encoding DUF2156 domain-containing protein, translated as MSAPAALGDDEAVDVLRRHGRHSSAFLTMNTGIRRLSLAGLDGFAAYRESGSRHLFELCGPVCAYDDRERVLAALLERARGERRRVGAVQLSYDDALLHAGHGFVVNQLGASFSIALDGYSLRGQRMVKVRNMVNRARREGVSVRERPPGEADDPDRAAALDRVDAAWLRAKGRHVKELDFLIGERGGPGRPYRRLFTAAHQGRTVGYVSYSPVFGERAGWLYDLTRRLPEAPPGTVDLLFASALKQFQEEGCGWLHLGFTPFVRLGDPAEGPGPSSPFLRRVLELLARRGQALYPAAAQESFKLKWRPQHIEPEYLAFQNGVSAAAVWNLLRLTRTV; from the coding sequence GTGAGCGCCCCGGCCGCTCTCGGCGACGACGAGGCGGTGGACGTGCTGCGCCGCCACGGCCGGCACAGCAGCGCCTTCCTCACCATGAACACCGGTATCCGCCGGCTGTCCCTGGCGGGCCTGGACGGGTTCGCCGCCTACCGGGAGAGCGGCAGCCGGCACCTGTTCGAACTGTGCGGCCCGGTCTGCGCGTACGACGACCGCGAGCGCGTCCTCGCGGCGCTGCTGGAGCGGGCACGCGGCGAGCGCCGGCGGGTGGGCGCGGTCCAGCTCTCCTACGACGACGCCCTGCTCCACGCCGGCCACGGATTCGTCGTCAACCAGCTCGGCGCCTCCTTCAGCATCGCGCTGGACGGCTACAGCCTCCGGGGCCAGCGCATGGTCAAGGTCCGCAACATGGTGAACCGGGCACGGCGCGAGGGCGTGAGCGTCCGGGAGCGCCCGCCGGGCGAGGCCGACGATCCGGACCGGGCCGCCGCCCTCGACCGGGTGGACGCCGCGTGGCTGCGGGCCAAGGGCCGGCACGTCAAGGAGCTGGACTTCCTCATCGGGGAACGGGGCGGCCCCGGCAGGCCCTACCGGCGGCTCTTCACCGCCGCCCACCAGGGGCGCACGGTGGGCTACGTCTCCTACTCACCGGTCTTCGGCGAACGCGCGGGCTGGCTGTACGACCTGACGCGCCGGTTGCCCGAGGCCCCTCCCGGCACCGTCGACCTCCTCTTCGCCAGCGCCCTGAAGCAGTTCCAGGAGGAGGGCTGCGGCTGGCTGCACCTGGGCTTCACCCCGTTCGTCCGGCTCGGCGACCCCGCCGAAGGCCCCGGGCCGTCCAGCCCGTTCCTGCGGCGCGTGCTGGAGCTGCTCGCCCGCAGAGGGCAGGCGCTCTACCCCGCGGCGGCCCAGGAGTCCTTCAAGCTCAAATGGCGGCCGCAGCACATCGAGCCCGAGTACCTGGCCTTCCAGAACGGCGTGAGCGCCGCCGCCGTGTGGAACCTGCTGCGCCTGACCAGGACGGTCTGA
- a CDS encoding ferritin family protein → MLSVAPDAVPREADPEQAPDLLDGALTTELTPEGCDLAYWLRAVPQGTLRGDPMGRSRDVAVPDHMLLDGPLREAVMQEMAFRSMAEEKAARSLSFLVAQAPDLAELDFFTTQLMDEARHAYAFRGHLRELGVPQDELADTMEKLAGADREAVLDPLERFGRSVLEDDHDYIGGVVTLTVLVEGVLAPTAELSERKWRPLDAPAAEIERAAGIDEIRHLSVGSTIVRRHLRRRPEDKARIGALLERGERLWAGLPVQEVTHRREELFQQGLEQHRALVGDYEVWPGRRLVDTTAEERMRTALEWSRRTQRTRLAYMGLGG, encoded by the coding sequence ATGTTGAGCGTGGCACCCGACGCCGTCCCCCGCGAAGCGGATCCCGAGCAGGCTCCGGATCTGCTGGACGGCGCACTCACCACCGAGCTGACCCCCGAAGGCTGCGACCTCGCCTACTGGCTGCGCGCGGTGCCCCAGGGCACCCTGCGCGGCGACCCGATGGGCCGCTCCCGCGACGTCGCCGTACCGGACCACATGCTCCTCGACGGCCCGCTGCGCGAGGCGGTCATGCAGGAGATGGCGTTCCGTTCGATGGCGGAGGAGAAGGCGGCCCGGTCCCTCTCCTTCCTCGTCGCCCAGGCCCCCGACCTCGCGGAGCTGGACTTCTTCACCACCCAGCTGATGGACGAGGCGCGGCACGCCTACGCCTTCCGCGGTCACCTGCGCGAACTCGGCGTACCGCAGGACGAGTTGGCCGACACGATGGAGAAGCTCGCCGGGGCCGACCGGGAAGCGGTCCTGGACCCGCTGGAGCGCTTCGGGCGGTCCGTCCTGGAGGACGACCACGACTACATCGGCGGAGTCGTCACCCTCACCGTGCTGGTCGAGGGGGTCCTCGCCCCCACCGCGGAACTGAGCGAACGCAAGTGGCGGCCGCTCGACGCCCCGGCCGCCGAGATCGAACGGGCGGCGGGCATCGACGAGATCCGGCACCTCTCGGTGGGCTCCACCATCGTCCGGCGGCATCTGCGGCGCCGCCCCGAGGACAAGGCGCGCATCGGCGCACTGCTGGAGAGGGGGGAGCGACTGTGGGCCGGGCTGCCGGTCCAGGAGGTGACCCACCGGCGCGAGGAACTCTTCCAGCAGGGGCTGGAGCAGCACCGCGCCCTGGTCGGCGACTACGAGGTGTGGCCCGGTCGCCGGCTCGTCGACACCACCGCCGAGGAGCGGATGCGCACCGCCCTGGAGTGGTCCCGCCGCACCCAGCGGACCCGGCTCGCGTACATGGGGCTGGGCGGATGA
- a CDS encoding acyl-CoA desaturase translates to MSTTAGRGVPAPPPAEDGAARRINGVAQDDGAARGQEADRDEDFRELSRRVHEAGLMAPRRARYAGRITLIWLLNGLGWAALVCGDRTWWQVVLVAGWLAVWCEQLAFVVHDAGHRQISRHRRTIQVLGLLHGNLALGVSFGWWVQHHNRHHNHPNHLELDPDILRRVAVFAPEQAGQRSGAARFLARNQRYLFFPLLGLEAVVLRIAGPIALRRRAIRRPWLEGGLLLAHVTLYLGAVLALLPLPAAALFLAVHQGLLGYLLGLGFAVNHKGLPTRTGREWSWLERQVLTARTLPTGLLGDFFHGGLNYQIEHHLFPGMPRSALRRAYPLVRDFCRERDIAYTETGVWESYRDLAGHLDSASRVLREKTATG, encoded by the coding sequence ATGAGCACGACGGCAGGGCGGGGTGTGCCGGCCCCGCCCCCGGCCGAGGACGGCGCGGCACGGCGGATCAACGGGGTCGCCCAGGACGACGGCGCGGCGCGGGGCCAGGAGGCGGACCGGGACGAGGACTTCCGCGAACTGTCCCGGCGCGTCCACGAGGCGGGTCTGATGGCGCCCCGCCGGGCCCGATACGCCGGCCGGATCACGCTGATCTGGCTGCTGAACGGGCTGGGCTGGGCGGCCCTGGTGTGCGGTGACCGCACGTGGTGGCAGGTCGTCCTCGTCGCGGGCTGGCTCGCCGTGTGGTGCGAACAGCTGGCCTTCGTGGTGCACGACGCCGGGCACCGGCAGATCTCCCGGCACCGCCGGACCATCCAGGTGCTGGGCCTGCTGCACGGCAACCTCGCGCTGGGCGTCTCCTTCGGCTGGTGGGTGCAGCACCACAACCGGCACCACAACCACCCCAACCACCTGGAGCTGGACCCGGACATCCTGCGCCGGGTGGCGGTGTTCGCCCCCGAACAGGCCGGACAGCGCTCCGGAGCGGCCCGCTTCCTCGCCCGCAACCAGCGCTACCTCTTCTTCCCCCTGCTGGGTCTGGAGGCGGTGGTCCTGCGGATCGCCGGCCCGATCGCACTGCGGCGCCGGGCGATCCGCCGCCCATGGCTGGAGGGCGGTCTGCTGCTGGCGCATGTCACGCTCTACCTGGGGGCCGTCCTCGCCCTGCTGCCGCTGCCGGCCGCGGCGCTCTTCCTCGCCGTCCACCAGGGGCTGCTGGGCTACCTCCTCGGCCTGGGCTTCGCCGTGAACCACAAGGGGCTGCCCACCCGCACCGGCAGGGAGTGGAGCTGGCTGGAGCGGCAGGTGCTCACCGCCCGCACGCTGCCGACCGGCCTGCTCGGCGACTTCTTCCACGGCGGGCTGAACTACCAGATCGAGCACCACCTGTTCCCCGGCATGCCGCGCTCCGCACTGCGCCGGGCCTACCCCCTCGTCAGGGACTTCTGCCGCGAGCGGGACATCGCCTACACCGAGACCGGGGTCTGGGAGTCCTACCGCGACCTGGCGGGCCACCTGGACTCCGCGAGCCGGGTCCTGCGCGAGAAGACCGCCACCGGTTGA
- a CDS encoding flavin reductase family protein encodes MTAPPDTARQQAPPADVYRAAMAQVPSCVSVVTTNTPVGPVGVTVSALLSLSLSPPALVVSLTSSGQTLPWIRRSGAFGVSVLGWEQRHLVERFATGPPQRRFDGVSHAFHLGQPLLASAPVRIVCALEAAREEWDHTLLTGRVLWCGHRPEAAGLLLHGRGRHPVPHHAAG; translated from the coding sequence GTGACAGCACCCCCTGACACCGCCCGGCAGCAGGCCCCGCCGGCGGACGTCTACCGCGCGGCGATGGCCCAGGTGCCGTCGTGTGTGTCCGTGGTGACGACGAACACCCCCGTGGGCCCCGTCGGGGTCACGGTCAGCGCACTGCTCTCGCTGTCCCTCAGCCCGCCCGCGCTGGTGGTCTCCCTCACCTCGTCGGGCCAGACCCTGCCGTGGATCCGCCGCAGCGGCGCCTTCGGGGTCAGCGTGCTGGGCTGGGAACAGCGCCACCTCGTCGAGCGGTTCGCCACCGGGCCTCCCCAGCGGCGCTTCGACGGTGTCTCCCACGCCTTCCACCTGGGCCAGCCGCTGCTCGCCTCGGCGCCGGTGCGGATCGTCTGCGCGCTGGAGGCGGCCCGGGAGGAGTGGGACCACACCCTGCTGACCGGCCGGGTCCTCTGGTGCGGCCACCGCCCCGAAGCGGCCGGGCTGCTGCTGCACGGACGCGGCCGGCACCCCGTCCCGCACCACGCCGCCGGCTGA
- a CDS encoding ABC1 kinase family protein encodes MARKVGDRVRVVAKVLGQLVADETRRSARHSGGADPEQRRARAVRGALESLGPFYVKIGQILSTRPDMVPPSMIAELQNLHDEVAVQPFCVFEPVLERDLGPDWKLRFDDIDTERPLGAASLAQVHRVTLAGGRPGVIKLQRPGIRDDVLTDMAMLRRAARMVTRGAPRFSSVVDVESMLGIVFDAMEPELDFTGEADNMDRARESIRSYRSLAVPKVIVAKPRVLVQAMAPGTSVRRIDQADFSDRERAEMGRELLAFMYRGYFIDRFFHADPHPGNVFAVPGGPATLIDWGMVGRIDQRTSMSLLLVLMCVAQNDGHGLATAWTEMGRATPWSDIPGFRSDMAALVPKIASASLEDLDFGVTLTSVLQKASRRGIASSPAVSILGKSFANLEGSVRCLAPELALAKVFQKEVPGIMVRLLGEAASWQQGARTTLETLLGSASAGMQLRALGDDVSNRQLSLQTSRTQRTAAQGGERHGLPRGLLALGALALYLDHRRRGRR; translated from the coding sequence GTGGCGCGGAAGGTCGGCGATCGCGTACGTGTGGTGGCCAAGGTGCTGGGGCAGTTGGTGGCCGACGAGACCCGCCGGTCCGCGCGGCACTCCGGCGGCGCGGACCCCGAACAGCGGCGGGCCCGGGCCGTCCGCGGCGCGCTGGAGAGCCTCGGCCCCTTCTACGTGAAGATCGGGCAGATCCTCTCCACCCGGCCCGACATGGTCCCGCCCTCCATGATCGCCGAACTGCAGAACCTCCACGACGAGGTGGCGGTGCAGCCCTTCTGCGTCTTCGAGCCCGTCCTGGAACGCGACCTGGGACCGGACTGGAAACTCCGCTTCGACGACATCGACACCGAACGCCCCCTGGGTGCCGCGTCCTTGGCGCAGGTCCACCGGGTGACGCTGGCCGGCGGGCGGCCGGGCGTCATCAAACTGCAGCGGCCCGGCATCCGGGACGACGTGCTGACGGACATGGCGATGCTGCGCCGCGCCGCCCGGATGGTCACCCGCGGGGCGCCGCGCTTCAGCTCCGTCGTGGACGTGGAGTCCATGCTCGGCATCGTCTTCGACGCCATGGAACCCGAGCTGGACTTCACCGGTGAGGCGGACAACATGGACCGGGCGCGCGAGTCGATCCGCTCCTACCGCTCGCTGGCCGTCCCCAAGGTGATCGTCGCCAAGCCGCGCGTCCTGGTGCAGGCCATGGCGCCGGGCACCTCGGTACGCCGTATCGACCAGGCGGACTTCTCCGACCGCGAGCGCGCGGAGATGGGCCGCGAACTGCTCGCCTTCATGTACCGCGGGTACTTCATCGACCGGTTCTTCCACGCCGACCCGCACCCGGGCAACGTCTTCGCCGTACCGGGCGGGCCCGCCACCCTCATCGACTGGGGCATGGTCGGCCGCATCGACCAGCGCACCAGCATGAGCCTCCTGCTGGTCCTGATGTGCGTCGCGCAGAACGACGGACACGGCCTGGCCACCGCGTGGACCGAGATGGGACGCGCGACCCCCTGGTCGGACATCCCCGGCTTCCGTTCCGACATGGCCGCCCTGGTCCCCAAGATCGCCTCCGCGTCCCTGGAGGACCTCGACTTCGGCGTGACACTCACCTCCGTCCTGCAGAAGGCGAGCCGGCGCGGCATCGCCTCCAGCCCGGCGGTGTCGATCCTCGGCAAGTCCTTCGCGAACCTGGAGGGTTCGGTGCGCTGCCTGGCGCCGGAACTGGCACTGGCCAAGGTCTTCCAGAAGGAGGTGCCCGGCATCATGGTCCGGCTCCTGGGCGAAGCCGCCTCCTGGCAACAGGGCGCCCGGACCACCCTGGAAACTCTCCTGGGCTCCGCCTCCGCCGGCATGCAACTGCGCGCCTTGGGCGACGATGTGTCCAACCGTCAGCTGTCCCTCCAGACGAGCCGCACCCAGCGGACCGCCGCCCAGGGAGGCGAACGGCACGGCCTGCCCCGCGGCCTGCTGGCCCTGGGGGCACTGGCCCTCTATCTGGACCACCGCCGGAGGGGGCGGCGATGA
- a CDS encoding thioesterase II family protein: MALSSGPHSGQWLRTYRPVAAPRMRIVCFPHAGGSASFFRSWPQHLPADWEVSAVCYPGRETRMAEPAITSMAELAGRIADELAPRMTSRTVFFGHSMGASVAHEVAALLAGRGVAGPAVLLVSGRAAPHRLRRLGSGDDGLTDEELLARVGGLGGPGTEFLQDPELRELFLPPIRADYRLVEAYAEESKAPAVDIPLVAYYGTDDPDPVPDDVRAWAELTSDRCAARAFPGGHFYLVPHEAELVGDIRERLVALG; this comes from the coding sequence ATGGCTCTCTCTTCTGGCCCGCACTCCGGGCAGTGGCTGCGTACCTACCGGCCGGTGGCCGCGCCCCGGATGCGGATCGTCTGTTTTCCGCATGCCGGCGGCTCGGCGAGCTTCTTCCGGTCCTGGCCCCAGCACCTTCCGGCCGACTGGGAGGTGAGCGCGGTGTGTTACCCGGGCCGTGAGACGCGGATGGCCGAACCCGCGATCACGAGCATGGCGGAGCTCGCCGGCCGGATCGCCGACGAGCTGGCACCGCGCATGACCTCCCGCACCGTCTTCTTCGGCCACAGCATGGGGGCGTCCGTGGCACATGAGGTCGCGGCGCTGCTCGCCGGGCGCGGGGTGGCGGGGCCGGCGGTGCTGCTCGTCTCGGGCCGGGCCGCTCCCCATCGTCTGCGGCGCCTCGGCAGCGGGGACGATGGCCTCACCGATGAGGAGCTGCTCGCCAGGGTCGGCGGGCTCGGCGGGCCGGGGACGGAGTTCCTGCAGGACCCCGAGCTGCGCGAGCTGTTCCTGCCGCCGATCCGCGCGGACTACCGGCTGGTCGAAGCGTATGCGGAGGAGTCCAAGGCCCCTGCCGTCGACATTCCCCTCGTCGCCTACTACGGGACGGACGACCCCGACCCGGTCCCCGACGACGTCCGGGCGTGGGCGGAACTGACCTCGGACCGCTGTGCGGCGCGTGCGTTTCCCGGGGGGCACTTCTACCTCGTCCCGCATGAGGCGGAGTTGGTCGGTGACATCAGGGAGCGGCTCGTCGCCCTCGGGTGA